Proteins encoded within one genomic window of Verrucomicrobiota bacterium:
- a CDS encoding HAD family hydrolase: MANHAVFFDRDGTLIIDKHYISKPEDVELLPGVTENLLKLQKAGFQLFIVSNQSGIGRGFFTEDQMHEVNDRMLSLMPGVKFTWMYFCPDTPENPQSNSRKPSPKFLFQAEQNFLVNLKKSWFVGDKDIDVLCGINGGCQSILLDGKYSSEAHKALQGKKYSTVKTIAEAAAIILKGV; this comes from the coding sequence ATGGCTAATCACGCAGTTTTTTTTGACAGGGATGGCACGCTGATTATTGATAAACATTATATCAGCAAGCCTGAGGATGTTGAGCTCCTGCCCGGTGTAACCGAAAACCTCTTGAAACTTCAAAAAGCTGGGTTTCAACTTTTTATTGTATCAAACCAGTCCGGTATCGGACGGGGCTTCTTTACCGAGGACCAGATGCATGAGGTGAATGACCGGATGTTATCCCTTATGCCCGGTGTGAAATTCACATGGATGTATTTCTGTCCTGATACCCCCGAAAATCCACAGAGTAATTCCCGTAAACCGTCCCCGAAATTCCTTTTTCAGGCGGAACAGAATTTTTTGGTGAATCTCAAGAAATCGTGGTTTGTCGGGGATAAGGATATCGATGTGCTTTGCGGGATTAATGGGGGGTGTCAATCCATCCTCCTCGACGGCAAATACTCATCCGAAGCCCATAAGGCCCTCCAGGGTAAAAAGTATTCCACCGTCAAAACAATCGCTGAGGCCGCCGCCATCATTTTAAAAGGTGTCTAA